The DNA segment CCCCTTTATATAAAACTACATATTGACCACCTGGATAGCGATTTCCTACATCTGCAAACAAGAAGGTTCTGACTCTAGTATATATAGGACTATCTTCTCTAGTAGGTAAAGACTTCACCCAACCATTTCTGTCTACTTGCAGTAAATTTTCTTCTTTTGTGAATTGACTTCCTGTACAGCCAGGATCTGTATTCACACATACAGTTCTCCACTTATCAGCATTTTTGAAAGCATTAATGAAGGGAAAATCTGTTGAATAATATGTTATTCCCCCTAAATTAATGCCTACAGGAGAAGCAGTATTATTTCCTACTGCCCTAGCAGGAAGGGGTTTAGAAATTATCTGAGAAGCAGCCAAGAAGGATAAGTGAAAAAATAATAACCAATAAAGTTGAATGAAGAATTTATTTTTCATAAATAAAATTTAGCCGCAAAAACCCCATATTTCTATATTTATAGAGGATTATTACTAATATTAATACCGAGTAAATACCACTATATATATAATTTTTAGATATTTTTTTAGTTTGAAGATCCGTGAAAATACTGAGATGAGCCAATTTAAGTCAATATACGATCCCTCTTTTGTCACTATGAGGAGAGAATAAATTAAGGGATGATAAAAATTATTTAGCCAAAGTAACAAAAGAGAGACAATAGCGTTTTTGAAATTAGAAAATCATGAAGAGATCGCCCTTTTGTCACCCCGTCAGCAATATTTAGAAATAACCCAGTTTTTCCGAGAGTGATAAAAGAGATATTATTGGTATAACCTAGGTTAGCTTACCACTTTAATTATTTAATTATACTGGTCTAATTAATTAGTTTGACGGCGAGGAACTATGTTGAATAAGATTCTTTACTGCCTTGTATTTTGGTGAAGTTTCGTCATCGATATTCTCTAATAGACCCCAACTTCCCCACTTACTAGAAGGGCTGACATAATTGAAATGCACAAAAACAGACCCGCCACTATTTTTCCAGTTGTTAAAAAGGGTGGTATAAGCTTCCGCCATTCTTGGATCTCTATTGGCAGCTATAAACAGATTGGTAATGGTTTTATTGTTAGCAACTCGACCTACTCCAGTCAAATGTTGTCCAGCTTCATATGCAAATAAATTGAGGTTTCTCTGATTAGCTACTTCAAAACTTGCTAACATTTTGGCTTGAGCATCTGCCAAAGCACCACCTGTTCTACTATTGTCGAGTCCAGTTCCTGAATTGATTTCCTGAAATAATTGGTCTACAGACCAGTTAACTATTTGGGGTTCATTCTTTGGTAAACCAATATAGTTGCCAAAATAAGCACCCATTGCCAGAGCATCTATTTGATGTTTGTAGCAAGGTTTTTTGACCCATAAAGGACAATCTAAAGACTGAATTGATGCCCAAGGATTTGCACCTTGACTGCCTAATACACACACAACAGATTTAGGTCTATCGGCAAAGACATTTTTCCAGATTTCACAAACTTCTGCGGTTCTCTTACCGTGCCAATTCAATCGTTTGGCAAAAGCCTTTTGTGGGTATTGTGGTGCTTGCCATAGTTTTGTAGCTTGTTGTTCTACCCAAGCACCTTGGGGAAATGAATAGTTCCAAACTTCATTAGAGTACTCTACATAAACTTTTAAATTAGAATTCAGTTTCGCCTTAACTAGCTTGGCAAAATTAGTGACATAGGTATCATTTGCCATGTGAGGCATATTGAACCAAGGACTAGCATTAATTTTGTTAGACAAAGATACCATCACTTCGACTGGGGCACTAGTTTGAGTGTATGTAGCATTTTGCAGTAGTGTTCTTTGGCTCCAATCTTGCTCTTTAGATTTATTAGTATTCATCCAATCCATAAATCGAATGACTTGAAAATCTTGAAGTTTATCAATAAATTTCTGATTAAAAATTTGGCTTTTTAATTTATTTCGATCTGCGGTTTTAATTACTACAATATCTCGAATATAATTACCAGTATTTTGAGGATCTGTACTAATAATATCCAGCCAAATTCCTCTTTTTTTATTTAAATCTATATTAATAA comes from the Merismopedia glauca CCAP 1448/3 genome and includes:
- a CDS encoding cellulose-binding protein codes for the protein MSQQIFLFICNISFLGACQTIPQTVPSLLTPTTTPTNFSTVPSIPTPTTTPTNSSTVPSISPPKTTSVSVGVNLGAITYYSTDFPFINAFKNASKWRTVCVKTDPGCTQNQFTKEENLLQLDRNSWVKSLPSPEDSPVYTRVRSLLFSGQENTYVGGQYVVLYKGEGKIAYGGGATVIESKPGADIINIDLNKKRGIWLDIISTDPQNTGNYIRDIVVIKTADRNKLKSQIFNQKFIDKLQDFQVIRFMDWMNTNKSKEQDWSQRTLLQNATYTQTSAPVEVMVSLSNKINASPWFNMPHMANDTYVTNFAKLVKAKLNSNLKVYVEYSNEVWNYSFPQGAWVEQQATKLWQAPQYPQKAFAKRLNWHGKRTAEVCEIWKNVFADRPKSVVCVLGSQGANPWASIQSLDCPLWVKKPCYKHQIDALAMGAYFGNYIGLPKNEPQIVNWSVDQLFQEINSGTGLDNSRTGGALADAQAKMLASFEVANQRNLNLFAYEAGQHLTGVGRVANNKTITNLFIAANRDPRMAEAYTTLFNNWKNSGGSVFVHFNYVSPSSKWGSWGLLENIDDETSPKYKAVKNLIQHSSSPSN